One Haemorhous mexicanus isolate bHaeMex1 chromosome 9, bHaeMex1.pri, whole genome shotgun sequence DNA segment encodes these proteins:
- the PARS2 gene encoding probable proline--tRNA ligase, mitochondrial produces MEALLRSCRVPALGARHRGARARHGGTAGRARRLLLSQLFQPLALPVGGQAGSEGRPGEPSCRSQRLMLQGGLIHPTSPGCYCYLPPTVRAMEKLIKVMDEEMQAVGGQKLNLPSLCSAELWRASGRWDQMGPELFRLLDRHKHGYCLGPTHEELVTALVASQSGLSYKQLPLRLYQVTRKFRDEPKPRFGLLRSREFYMKDMYTFDSSEEAAWRTYEQVCAAYCSLFARLGLPFVKVQAATGSIGGSTSHEFQLPADIGEDRLLLCPQGHFAANVETLNGEQTSCPTCREKLTETKGIEVGHTFYLGTKYSSVANAVFSSAENKPQLVEMGCYGLGVTRILAASIEVLSTEDSIRWPSLIAPYQVCFIPPKRGSREEEEGAALLERLYDELAQALPQLAGDAVLDDRSQLTIGKRLKDAQRLGYPYVVVAGKRVCEDPPVFEVWNQNAGEVLFLTKEGVIDLLSKVQVP; encoded by the coding sequence ATGGAGGCCTTGCTGAGGAGCTGCCGAGTCCCGGCGCTGGGCGCCCGACACCGCGGGGCCAGGGCTCGGCACGGTGGCACCGCGGGCAGGGCCAGGCGCCTGCTGCTCTCGCAGCTCTTCCAGCCGCTGGCCCTGCCCGTGGGCGGCCAGGCGGGCTCCGAGGGCCGGCCCGGGGAGCCCAGCTGCCGCAGCCAGCGGCTgatgctgcagggagggctcatCCACCCCACCAGCCCCGGCTGCTACTGCTACCTGCCGCCCACCGTGCGCGCCATGGAGAAGCTGATCAAGGTGATGGACGAGGAGATGCAGGCGGTGGGTGGGCAGAAGCTGAacctgcccagcctgtgctcgGCGGAGCTGTGGCGCGCCAGCGGCCGCTGGGACCAGATGGGGCCGGAGCTGTTCCGGCTGCTGGATCGGCACAAGCACGGCTACTGCCTGGGCCCCACGCACGAGGAGCTGGTGACGGCGCTGGTGGCCTCGCAGAGCGGCCTGTCCTACAAGCAGCTCCCGCTGCGCCTCTACCAGGTCACCAGGAAGTTCCGTGACGAGCCCAAGCCCCGCTTCGGCCTGCTGCGCAGCCGGGAGTTCTACATGAAGGACATGTACACCTTCGACAGCTCCGAGGAGGCGGCTTGGCGCACCTACGAGCAGGTGTGCGCCGCCTACTGCAGCCTCTTCGCCCGCCTGGGGCTGCCCTTCGTCAAGGTGCAGGCGGCCACGGGCAGCATCGGCGGCAGCACGTCACACGAGTTCCAGCTGCCGGCGGACATCGGCgaggacaggctgctgctgtgccctcagGGACATTTCGCGGCCAACGTGGAGACGCTAAACGGGGAGCAGACCTCGTGCCCTACGTGCAGGGAGAAGCTCACTGAGACCAAAGGCATTGAGGTGGGGCACACATTTTACCTGGGCACCAAGTACTCCTCGGTCGCCAATGCTGTCTTCTCCTCCGCCGAGAACAAGCCGCAGCTGGTGGAAATGGGCTGCTACGGCCTGGGCGTCACCCGCATCCTGGCGGCCTCCATCGAGGTGCTCTCCACCGAGGACAGCATCCGCTGGCCGAGCCTCATCGCGCCCTACCAGGTGTGCTTCATCCCCCCcaagaggggcagcagggaggaggaggagggggcggcgCTGCTGGAGCGGCTCTACGATGAGCTGGCCCAGGCGCTGCCCCAGCTCGCCGGCGACGCGGTGCTGGACGACCGGAGCCAGCTGACCATCGGCAAGAGGCTGAAGGATGCCCAGCGGCTGGGCTATCCCTACGTGGTGGTGGCTGGGAAGAGGGTCTGCGAGGACCCCCCGGTCTTTGAGGTTTGGAATCAGAATGCCGGCGAGGTTTTGTTCCTCACCAAAGAAGGGGTCATAGACCTGCTGAGTAAAGTGCAAGTCCCGTAA
- the TTC4 gene encoding tetratricopeptide repeat protein 4 isoform X1, translating to MPEPVQCRCLWDAGAGVEAGEGGKPVPVGCQDGSDAGACTSGIPVPVPVGCQCWYDAGAGGMPVLMGRSGAGPDAAGAVAGGAGRQQEEQREHGGGRAGRRVRSPGGAAAVPGSAAPRHVGAGAGGHPHVHEALPGRDRRGAAARARLPAVAAVRRGAEPRRAGQDVQERGERVLQGEGLRESAGRLLGGAAEAVRGRRAGRGAAHQPGGRTFPLGYHHPTNREDVLALLMLLCVLLQGGNYRSALNDAIQAKKLKPTHLKAIIRGALCHMELKNFVEAIAWCEEGLEIDSKEKKLVEMRAKADKLKRTQERDARKAKVLESKEQCQKEMLLAAIKERNIKLVLEPSDEEEEVSDGLAEISLDGFHSGSATGAKVHLDADGSLSWPVLFLYPEHEQTDFTVAFHESSRFIDHLMVMFAELPPWDLEKKYLPNNLELYFEDEEREEMYEVNPEHTLLQVLQHERYFVKAGTPTVLVFARRSPFSKKYFSGKKVHRL from the exons ATGCCGGAACCGGTGCAATGCCGGTGCCTGTGGGATGCTGGGGCCGGGGTTGAAGCGGGGGAGGGTGGGAAGCCGGTGCCGGTGGGATGCCAGGACGGATCGGACGCCGGTGCCTGTACCAGTGGGATACCGGTGCCGGTACCGGTGGGATGCCAGTGCTGGTACGATGCCGGGGCGGGTGGGATGCCGGTGCTGATGGGaaggagcggggccgggcctgACGCGGCGGGGGCGGTCGcaggcggggccgggcggcagcaggaggagcagcggGAGCATGGCGGAGGCCGAGCAGGACGGCGTGTCCGGAGCCCCGGCGGCGCCGCCGCGGTACCGGGGAGCGCTGCACCCCGACACGTGGGAGCAG GAGCTGGAGGCCATCCCCATGTTCATGAAGCGCTGCCCGGCCGAGATCGACGCGGAGCGGCAGCCCGAGCTCGCCTGCCTGCAGTCGCTGCTGTTCGACGAGGAGCGGAGCCCCGCAG AGCTGGCCAGGATGTACAAGAACGAGGGGAACGAGTACTTCAAGGAGAAGGACTACGGGAGAGCGCTGGCCGCTTACTCGGAGGGGCTGCGGAGGCGGTGCGGGGACGCCGAGCTGGACGCGGTGCTGCTCACCAACCGGGCGGCCGCACATTTCCACTTGG CTACCACCATCCTACCAACAGGGAAGATGTTCTGGCCCTTTTaatgctgctgtgtgtgttgcTGCAGGGAG GGAACTACCGTTCTGCTCTAAATGATGCCATCCAAGCCAAAAAGCTGAAGCCCACCCATCTCAAAGCCATCATAAGAG GAGCTCTCTGTCACATGGAGCTAAAGAATTTCGTGGAAGCAATAGCATGGTGTGAGGAGGGCTTGGAAATAgactcaaaagagaaaaagcttgTGGAAATGAGAGCTAAAGCTGACAAATTAAAG CGAACTCAGGAGCGGGATGCCAGGAAAGCAAAGGTGCTGGAGAGCAAGGAGCAGTGTCAGAAGGAGATGTTGCTTGCAGCAATAAAG gAAAGAAATATCAAGCTGGTTCTTGAGCCTTcagatgaagaagaggaagTGTCAGATGGCCTGGCTGAGATATCCTTGGATGGGTTCCACTCTGGCAGTGCCACGGGGGCAAAGGTGCACCTGGATGCTGATGGCAGCCTGAGCTGGCCTGTCCTCTTCCTGTACCCTGAGCATGAGCAGACAGATTTCACTGTGGCTTTCCATGAGAGCTCCAG GTTTATTGATCATTTAATGGTGATGTTTGCTGAATTACCTCCTTgggatttagaaaaaaaataccttccCAACAATCTTGAG ctctattttgaagatgaagaaagagaagaaatgtaTGAGGTGAACCCAGAACACACATTGCTACAGGTGCTGCAGCACGAAAG GTATTTTGTAAAGGCCGGGACCCCGACAGTTTTGGTGTTTGCCAGGCGTTCTCCTTTCTCTAAGAAATACTTCTCTGGCAAGAAAGTGCATCGACTGTAA
- the TTC4 gene encoding tetratricopeptide repeat protein 4 isoform X2, translated as MAEAEQDGVSGAPAAPPRYRGALHPDTWEQELEAIPMFMKRCPAEIDAERQPELACLQSLLFDEERSPAELARMYKNEGNEYFKEKDYGRALAAYSEGLRRRCGDAELDAVLLTNRAAAHFHLGNYRSALNDAIQAKKLKPTHLKAIIRGALCHMELKNFVEAIAWCEEGLEIDSKEKKLVEMRAKADKLKRTQERDARKAKVLESKEQCQKEMLLAAIKERNIKLVLEPSDEEEEVSDGLAEISLDGFHSGSATGAKVHLDADGSLSWPVLFLYPEHEQTDFTVAFHESSRFIDHLMVMFAELPPWDLEKKYLPNNLELYFEDEEREEMYEVNPEHTLLQVLQHERYFVKAGTPTVLVFARRSPFSKKYFSGKKVHRL; from the exons ATGGCGGAGGCCGAGCAGGACGGCGTGTCCGGAGCCCCGGCGGCGCCGCCGCGGTACCGGGGAGCGCTGCACCCCGACACGTGGGAGCAG GAGCTGGAGGCCATCCCCATGTTCATGAAGCGCTGCCCGGCCGAGATCGACGCGGAGCGGCAGCCCGAGCTCGCCTGCCTGCAGTCGCTGCTGTTCGACGAGGAGCGGAGCCCCGCAG AGCTGGCCAGGATGTACAAGAACGAGGGGAACGAGTACTTCAAGGAGAAGGACTACGGGAGAGCGCTGGCCGCTTACTCGGAGGGGCTGCGGAGGCGGTGCGGGGACGCCGAGCTGGACGCGGTGCTGCTCACCAACCGGGCGGCCGCACATTTCCACTTGG GGAACTACCGTTCTGCTCTAAATGATGCCATCCAAGCCAAAAAGCTGAAGCCCACCCATCTCAAAGCCATCATAAGAG GAGCTCTCTGTCACATGGAGCTAAAGAATTTCGTGGAAGCAATAGCATGGTGTGAGGAGGGCTTGGAAATAgactcaaaagagaaaaagcttgTGGAAATGAGAGCTAAAGCTGACAAATTAAAG CGAACTCAGGAGCGGGATGCCAGGAAAGCAAAGGTGCTGGAGAGCAAGGAGCAGTGTCAGAAGGAGATGTTGCTTGCAGCAATAAAG gAAAGAAATATCAAGCTGGTTCTTGAGCCTTcagatgaagaagaggaagTGTCAGATGGCCTGGCTGAGATATCCTTGGATGGGTTCCACTCTGGCAGTGCCACGGGGGCAAAGGTGCACCTGGATGCTGATGGCAGCCTGAGCTGGCCTGTCCTCTTCCTGTACCCTGAGCATGAGCAGACAGATTTCACTGTGGCTTTCCATGAGAGCTCCAG GTTTATTGATCATTTAATGGTGATGTTTGCTGAATTACCTCCTTgggatttagaaaaaaaataccttccCAACAATCTTGAG ctctattttgaagatgaagaaagagaagaaatgtaTGAGGTGAACCCAGAACACACATTGCTACAGGTGCTGCAGCACGAAAG GTATTTTGTAAAGGCCGGGACCCCGACAGTTTTGGTGTTTGCCAGGCGTTCTCCTTTCTCTAAGAAATACTTCTCTGGCAAGAAAGTGCATCGACTGTAA
- the TMEM205 gene encoding transmembrane protein 205 isoform X2, with product MASDTEPSNTIKLLHLLFLSTSWGMQVWVTFVAGFVMSRHLPRHTFGSIQRELFPYYFHISSTCAFLNLTLFAMSHPSERLGEEHKAQIIIFLVCIAASVLNTQCFGRVASDLVAELQQLESSHGLGQELGLAAREPRRRLRASDPSYGRLARRFALHHALSSLCNLLCILCNGLSLHHLAGQLSAL from the exons ATGGCAAGTGACACGGAGCCCTCCAACACCATCAAACTGCTGCacctgcttttcctctccaccTCCTGGGGAATGCAGGTCTGGGTGACCTTCGTGGCCG GGTTTGTGATGAGCAGGCACCTCCCTCGCCACACCTTTGGCTCCATCCAGCGGGAGCTCTTCCCCTACTACTTCCACATCAGCTCCACCTGTGCCTTCCTCAACCTGACCCTGTTTGCCATGTCCCACCCCAGCGAGCGGCTCGGCGAGGAGCACAAGGCCCAG ATCATCATCTTCCTCGTGTGCATCGCCGCCTCTGTGCTGAACACGCAGTGCTTTGGGCGGGTGGCCTCTGACTTggtggctgagctgcagcagctggagagcagccacgggctggggcaggagctggggctggcagcccgCGAGCCCCGCAGGCGGCTCCGTGCCTCCGACCCCAGCTACGGGCGGCTGGCGCGGCGCTTCGCCCTCCACCACGCTCTGTCCTCGCTCTGCAACCTCCTGTGCATCCTGTGCAACGGGCTGAGCCTGCACCACCTGGCTGGCCAGCTCTCGGCCCTctga
- the TMEM205 gene encoding transmembrane protein 205 isoform X1, with the protein MKGPVPIQDAMASDTEPSNTIKLLHLLFLSTSWGMQVWVTFVAGFVMSRHLPRHTFGSIQRELFPYYFHISSTCAFLNLTLFAMSHPSERLGEEHKAQIIIFLVCIAASVLNTQCFGRVASDLVAELQQLESSHGLGQELGLAAREPRRRLRASDPSYGRLARRFALHHALSSLCNLLCILCNGLSLHHLAGQLSAL; encoded by the exons ATGAAGGGACCTGTCCCCATCCAGGACGCCATGGCAAGTGACACGGAGCCCTCCAACACCATCAAACTGCTGCacctgcttttcctctccaccTCCTGGGGAATGCAGGTCTGGGTGACCTTCGTGGCCG GGTTTGTGATGAGCAGGCACCTCCCTCGCCACACCTTTGGCTCCATCCAGCGGGAGCTCTTCCCCTACTACTTCCACATCAGCTCCACCTGTGCCTTCCTCAACCTGACCCTGTTTGCCATGTCCCACCCCAGCGAGCGGCTCGGCGAGGAGCACAAGGCCCAG ATCATCATCTTCCTCGTGTGCATCGCCGCCTCTGTGCTGAACACGCAGTGCTTTGGGCGGGTGGCCTCTGACTTggtggctgagctgcagcagctggagagcagccacgggctggggcaggagctggggctggcagcccgCGAGCCCCGCAGGCGGCTCCGTGCCTCCGACCCCAGCTACGGGCGGCTGGCGCGGCGCTTCGCCCTCCACCACGCTCTGTCCTCGCTCTGCAACCTCCTGTGCATCCTGTGCAACGGGCTGAGCCTGCACCACCTGGCTGGCCAGCTCTCGGCCCTctga
- the ACOT11 gene encoding acyl-coenzyme A thioesterase 11 isoform X1 has translation MLSFFWLRCLLKMVKGNIIVPEDILSFCCNGLQGSTSPPRAREPGEREEAPGAMASPSAARNPTEVQMSQLVLPCHTNHRGELSTGQLLKWIDTAACLSAERHAGCPCVTASMDDIYFEHTISVGQVVNIKAKVNRAFNSSMEVGIQVSYEDLCSGKHCSICKAYATFVAQGPLGSKVRLEPLTPRTEEEKIEYSIAAERRRMRLAHKDTLKDLLTSSPQETELETRDGSVAVPAERTRVESVELVLPPHANHQGNTFGGQIMAWMENVATIAASRLCHAHPTLRAIEMFHFRGPSQVGDRLVLKAIVNNAFKNSMEVGVSAEAYGQEMSVSRRHINSAFMTFVVLDQEGHPRTLPMVAPEPGDGERRYREASARKKIRLDRKYVVSCKQTEVPLSVPWDQSNKVYLSYNNVSALKMLVAKANWALAREKEKVRMYTLEEDKFLSFRIEMSVCIPASRAFSLLSNLRRRHEWDSHYVSAELVQKVDDDDMIYHVVSQKLRNENKPQDFVILASRRKPCSRGDPYVVAFRSVTLPTHPARAEFTRGETLCSGFCIWPESEEMSKVAYYNQAMPGYLTYVTTNVAGLSSDICSTFEACEKFLLKNKEDLISRLQDF, from the exons GTGTCTCTTAAAAATGGTCAAGGGGAATATTATAGTCCCTGAAGACATCTTGAGCTTCTGTTGCAATGGCCTCCAG GGCTCGACCTCTCCACCCCGTGCCCGGGAGCCAGGGGAGCGGGAGGAGGCGCCGGGGGCCATGGCGAGCCCCTCGGCTGCCCGCAACCCCACCGAGGTGCAGATGAGccagctggtgctgccctgcCACACCAACCATCGGGGAGAGCTCAGCACCGGCCAGCTGCTCAAGTGGATCGACACGGCTGCCTGCCTCTCTG ccGAGAGACACGCCGGCTGCCCGTGCGTCACAGCTTCCATGGACGATATCTATTTTGAGCACACCATTAG CGTCGGGCAGGTTGTCAACATCAAAGCCAAAGTGAACCGAGCCTTTAACTCCAGCATGGAG GTGGGCATCCAGGTGAGCTACGAAGACCTGTGCAGCGGGAAGCACTGCAGCATCTGCAAGGCGTACGCCACCTTCGTGGCACAGGGCCCCTTGGGCAGCAAG GTGAGGCTGGAGCCGCTGACCCCGCGGACGGAGGAGGAGAAGATCGAGTACAGCATCGCCGCCGAGCGCCGCCGCATGCGCCTGGCGCACAAGGACACCCTCAAGGACCTGCtcaccagcagcccccaggaaACCG agctggagacGCGGGACGGCAGCGTTGCGGTGCCGGCGGAAAGGACGCGCGTGGAGAGCgtggagctggtgctgcctcCACATGCCAACCACCAGGGCAACACCTTCGGGGGGCAAATCATGGCCTGGATGGAGAACGTGGCCACCATCGCAGCCAG ccgTCTGTGTCACGCCCACCCCACGCTGAGGGCCATCGAGATGTTCCACTTTCGGGGACCGTCGCAAGTTGGAGACCGCCTGGTGCTCAAAGCCATCGTCAACAACGCCTTCAAGAACAG CATGGAGGTGGGGGTCAGCGCCGAGGCCTACGGCCAGGAGATGTCTGTCAGCCGCAGGCACATCAACAGCGCCTTCATGACCTTCGTGGTGCTGGACCAGGAGGGCCATCCCCGCACGCTGCCCATGGTGGCACCCGAGCCAGGG GATGGAGAAAGGAGGTACAGAGAAGCCagtgctaggaaaaaaattcgGCTGGACCG AAAATACGTCGTCTCCTGCAAACAGACTGAGGTGCCTCTCTCCGTGCCCTGGGACCAAAGCAACAAG gttTATCTGAGCTACAACAACGTCTCTGCGCTGAAGATGCTCGTGGCCAAAGCGAACTGGGCGCTCgccagagagaaggaaaag gTGCGGATGTACACGCTGGAGGAGGACAAGTTCCTGTCCTTCCGCATCGAGATGTCCGTCTGCATCCCGGCCAGCCGAgccttctccctgctctccaaccTGCGGCGCCGGCACGAGTGGGACAGCCACTACGT GAGTGCTGAGCTTGTCCAGAAGGTCGATGACGACGACATGATCTACCACGTGGTGAGCCAGAAGCTCAGGAACGAGAACAAACCACAGGACTTTGTTATCCTGGCGTCCCGGCGgaagccctgcagcagggg ggacccctACGTGGTGGCCTTTCGCTCGGTGACGCTGCCCACCCACCCCGCCAGAGCCGAGTTCACGCGCGGGGAGACGCTCTGCTCCGGCTTCTGCATCTGGCCAGAGTCAGAGGAGATGAGCAAG GTGGCTTATTACAACCAGGCCATGCCGGGGTACCTCACCTACGTCACCACCAATGTGGCAGGACTGTCCTCTGACATCTGCTCCACCTTTGAAGCCTGTGAGAAGTTCCTGCTGAAGAATAAGGAGGACCTGATCTCACGGCTGCAGGACTTCTAG
- the ACOT11 gene encoding acyl-coenzyme A thioesterase 11 isoform X2, protein MASPSAARNPTEVQMSQLVLPCHTNHRGELSTGQLLKWIDTAACLSAERHAGCPCVTASMDDIYFEHTISQPSASPAGQRHGTSGVGVGQVVNIKAKVNRAFNSSMEVGIQVSYEDLCSGKHCSICKAYATFVAQGPLGSKVRLEPLTPRTEEEKIEYSIAAERRRMRLAHKDTLKDLLTSSPQETELETRDGSVAVPAERTRVESVELVLPPHANHQGNTFGGQIMAWMENVATIAASRLCHAHPTLRAIEMFHFRGPSQVGDRLVLKAIVNNAFKNSMEVGVSAEAYGQEMSVSRRHINSAFMTFVVLDQEGHPRTLPMVAPEPGDGERRYREASARKKIRLDRKYVVSCKQTEVPLSVPWDQSNKVYLSYNNVSALKMLVAKANWALAREKEKVRMYTLEEDKFLSFRIEMSVCIPASRAFSLLSNLRRRHEWDSHYVSAELVQKVDDDDMIYHVVSQKLRNENKPQDFVILASRRKPCSRGDPYVVAFRSVTLPTHPARAEFTRGETLCSGFCIWPESEEMSKVAYYNQAMPGYLTYVTTNVAGLSSDICSTFEACEKFLLKNKEDLISRLQDF, encoded by the exons ATGGCGAGCCCCTCGGCTGCCCGCAACCCCACCGAGGTGCAGATGAGccagctggtgctgccctgcCACACCAACCATCGGGGAGAGCTCAGCACCGGCCAGCTGCTCAAGTGGATCGACACGGCTGCCTGCCTCTCTG ccGAGAGACACGCCGGCTGCCCGTGCGTCACAGCTTCCATGGACGATATCTATTTTGAGCACACCATTAG CCAGCCGTCTGCAAGCCCTGCTGGGCAGCGGCACGGGACGAGTGGTGTCGG CGTCGGGCAGGTTGTCAACATCAAAGCCAAAGTGAACCGAGCCTTTAACTCCAGCATGGAG GTGGGCATCCAGGTGAGCTACGAAGACCTGTGCAGCGGGAAGCACTGCAGCATCTGCAAGGCGTACGCCACCTTCGTGGCACAGGGCCCCTTGGGCAGCAAG GTGAGGCTGGAGCCGCTGACCCCGCGGACGGAGGAGGAGAAGATCGAGTACAGCATCGCCGCCGAGCGCCGCCGCATGCGCCTGGCGCACAAGGACACCCTCAAGGACCTGCtcaccagcagcccccaggaaACCG agctggagacGCGGGACGGCAGCGTTGCGGTGCCGGCGGAAAGGACGCGCGTGGAGAGCgtggagctggtgctgcctcCACATGCCAACCACCAGGGCAACACCTTCGGGGGGCAAATCATGGCCTGGATGGAGAACGTGGCCACCATCGCAGCCAG ccgTCTGTGTCACGCCCACCCCACGCTGAGGGCCATCGAGATGTTCCACTTTCGGGGACCGTCGCAAGTTGGAGACCGCCTGGTGCTCAAAGCCATCGTCAACAACGCCTTCAAGAACAG CATGGAGGTGGGGGTCAGCGCCGAGGCCTACGGCCAGGAGATGTCTGTCAGCCGCAGGCACATCAACAGCGCCTTCATGACCTTCGTGGTGCTGGACCAGGAGGGCCATCCCCGCACGCTGCCCATGGTGGCACCCGAGCCAGGG GATGGAGAAAGGAGGTACAGAGAAGCCagtgctaggaaaaaaattcgGCTGGACCG AAAATACGTCGTCTCCTGCAAACAGACTGAGGTGCCTCTCTCCGTGCCCTGGGACCAAAGCAACAAG gttTATCTGAGCTACAACAACGTCTCTGCGCTGAAGATGCTCGTGGCCAAAGCGAACTGGGCGCTCgccagagagaaggaaaag gTGCGGATGTACACGCTGGAGGAGGACAAGTTCCTGTCCTTCCGCATCGAGATGTCCGTCTGCATCCCGGCCAGCCGAgccttctccctgctctccaaccTGCGGCGCCGGCACGAGTGGGACAGCCACTACGT GAGTGCTGAGCTTGTCCAGAAGGTCGATGACGACGACATGATCTACCACGTGGTGAGCCAGAAGCTCAGGAACGAGAACAAACCACAGGACTTTGTTATCCTGGCGTCCCGGCGgaagccctgcagcagggg ggacccctACGTGGTGGCCTTTCGCTCGGTGACGCTGCCCACCCACCCCGCCAGAGCCGAGTTCACGCGCGGGGAGACGCTCTGCTCCGGCTTCTGCATCTGGCCAGAGTCAGAGGAGATGAGCAAG GTGGCTTATTACAACCAGGCCATGCCGGGGTACCTCACCTACGTCACCACCAATGTGGCAGGACTGTCCTCTGACATCTGCTCCACCTTTGAAGCCTGTGAGAAGTTCCTGCTGAAGAATAAGGAGGACCTGATCTCACGGCTGCAGGACTTCTAG